Proteins co-encoded in one Candidatus Glassbacteria bacterium genomic window:
- a CDS encoding 4-hydroxy-tetrahydrodipicolinate synthase, with protein MFSGSIVALITPFRDGKIDEQALAGLVDFHVENGTSAVLPCGTTGESATMSHEEHLQVIRIVIEAAAGRIPVIAGTGSNSTAEATHLTSEAARLGADGALLVCPYYNKPTQEGLYLHYRKVAEEVDIPQIVYNVPSRTSRNIEPETIARLAGLKNIVAVKEASGSLDQASRIASLCDITILSGDDSLTLPLMSVGARGVISVAANVAPARTAALCSAWLDGDSEGARRIHYELMPLFKALFLETNPIPVKAAVAAMGKVAEEYRLPLCPLADSNRSRLMAVLKKQGLV; from the coding sequence ATGTTTTCCGGCTCGATAGTCGCCTTGATCACGCCTTTTCGCGATGGAAAGATCGACGAGCAGGCGCTGGCCGGACTGGTGGATTTCCATGTCGAGAACGGGACCAGCGCGGTGCTCCCCTGCGGGACCACCGGCGAGTCCGCCACCATGAGTCACGAAGAGCACCTTCAGGTTATCAGGATCGTAATCGAGGCCGCCGCCGGGCGCATCCCGGTAATCGCCGGCACGGGCAGCAACAGCACAGCCGAGGCGACCCATCTGACCTCCGAGGCGGCCAGGCTGGGTGCCGACGGGGCTTTACTGGTATGCCCCTATTACAACAAGCCCACCCAGGAAGGCCTGTACCTGCACTATCGCAAGGTCGCCGAAGAGGTCGATATCCCGCAGATAGTGTACAACGTCCCCAGCCGCACCAGCCGGAATATCGAGCCGGAGACGATTGCCAGGCTGGCCGGGTTGAAAAATATCGTGGCGGTCAAGGAGGCCTCCGGCAGCCTGGACCAGGCCAGCCGGATCGCCTCGCTGTGCGATATAACGATCCTCTCGGGCGATGATTCCCTGACCCTGCCGCTGATGAGTGTCGGGGCCAGGGGCGTGATCAGCGTGGCCGCCAATGTGGCGCCCGCTCGCACCGCGGCGTTGTGCAGCGCCTGGCTCGACGGAGACTCCGAGGGCGCGCGCAGGATTCATTACGAGCTGATGCCGTTGTTCAAGGCCCTGTTCCTTGAAACCAACCCGATTCCGGTCAAGGCGGCTGTGGCGGCGATGGGCAAGGTGGCCGAGGAGTACCGTCTGCCGCTCTGCCCGCTTGCCGACTCCAACCGCTCCAGGCTGATGGCTGTGCTGAAAAAGCAGGGTTTGGTCTGA
- a CDS encoding 4-hydroxy-tetrahydrodipicolinate reductase has product MIEICLVGACGRMGKRIAAAIAGSDDAKLSGAVESGAHPELGRDIGEAAGLAPAGVEVTDKLAEAVAGSSVVIDFSLPGSVVRTAQTCIDKRVPLVTGVTGLDSGQVEVLEKAAQELAVVWAPNMSVGVNLMFKVAGEVARVLGDDYDVEIFETHHRFKRDAPSGTAKRLAEIIAEALGRNMDEVGCWGRKGITGERDPREIAVHSLRTGDVVGEHTAVFGTLGERFEITHRAHSRDTFARGSVVAARFAVSAKPGLYDMQDVLGLR; this is encoded by the coding sequence ATGATTGAGATCTGTCTTGTCGGCGCCTGCGGCAGAATGGGCAAGCGGATTGCCGCGGCGATTGCCGGCAGCGATGATGCCAAACTCTCCGGCGCGGTCGAATCCGGAGCCCATCCGGAGCTTGGCCGGGATATCGGCGAAGCGGCCGGGTTGGCGCCGGCGGGAGTGGAAGTCACCGACAAGCTGGCCGAAGCTGTTGCCGGCTCATCGGTGGTTATCGATTTCTCCCTGCCCGGCTCGGTGGTCCGCACGGCCCAAACCTGCATCGATAAGCGAGTGCCGCTGGTTACGGGCGTGACAGGCCTGGACAGCGGCCAGGTGGAGGTATTGGAGAAAGCGGCTCAAGAGCTGGCGGTTGTGTGGGCGCCCAACATGAGTGTCGGGGTCAACCTGATGTTCAAGGTGGCCGGCGAGGTGGCCCGCGTGCTGGGCGACGATTACGACGTGGAGATATTCGAGACCCATCACCGGTTCAAGCGCGACGCCCCGTCCGGTACGGCCAAACGCCTGGCCGAGATAATCGCCGAGGCCCTCGGCCGTAACATGGACGAGGTGGGATGCTGGGGCCGCAAGGGGATCACCGGCGAGCGCGACCCCAGGGAAATCGCGGTCCATAGCCTTCGCACCGGAGATGTCGTCGGCGAGCACACGGCCGTGTTCGGCACCCTGGGAGAGCGGTTCGAGATCACTCACCGCGCCCACAGCCGCGACACCTTCGCCCGCGGTTCGGTGGTCGCGGCCCGGTTCGCCGTGTCAGCCAAACCGGGACTTTACGATATGCAGGACGTGCTGGGCTTGCGGTAG
- a CDS encoding pyridoxal phosphate-dependent aminotransferase, whose translation MSVSQCVSRIEPSITLAITAKAKAMKAEGIDVVGLSAGEPDFDTPDNIKQAAIKAINDGFTKYTPAVGIPPLRQAIAEKFKKDNGLDYALEQVIVNCGAKHSVFLAVMALVDPGDEVIIPAPYWVSYPEMTKAAGGTPVIVETTAESEYKITAQQLKDATTPKSRLLILNSPSNPSGMVYSRQELTELAEVLRDSSVYVISDEIYEKILYDGAEHVSIATLDEEVFSRTIVINGASKCYSMTGWRIGYAAGPLDVIKGMGKLQSQETSNPTSISQVAALEALQGPQDSVAMMVRAFDERRKYLVGRLNSIDGVSCIMPRGAFYAFPDFSAYHGRSADGKKIGGSVGLSDYLLEKSHVAVVPGGGFGLDANQRLSYATSMEMLEKALDRIEEGLAALS comes from the coding sequence ATGTCCGTCTCACAGTGCGTTTCCCGGATTGAGCCATCGATTACCCTGGCGATAACCGCCAAGGCCAAGGCGATGAAGGCCGAGGGGATCGATGTTGTCGGCCTGAGTGCGGGCGAACCCGATTTCGACACTCCGGACAATATCAAACAGGCCGCGATCAAGGCGATCAACGACGGGTTCACCAAATACACGCCCGCGGTCGGCATACCTCCCCTGCGCCAGGCGATTGCCGAAAAGTTCAAGAAAGACAACGGACTCGATTACGCTCTCGAGCAGGTGATTGTCAATTGCGGCGCCAAGCACTCGGTGTTCCTGGCCGTTATGGCGCTGGTGGACCCGGGCGACGAGGTGATTATCCCGGCACCATACTGGGTCAGCTATCCCGAAATGACCAAGGCGGCGGGCGGAACGCCGGTGATTGTCGAAACCACCGCCGAGAGCGAGTACAAAATTACGGCGCAGCAGCTCAAGGACGCGACAACTCCCAAATCCAGGCTGCTGATCCTCAACTCGCCCTCGAACCCCAGCGGGATGGTGTACTCGCGCCAGGAGTTGACCGAACTGGCCGAGGTGCTCAGGGACAGCAGCGTTTACGTGATCAGCGACGAGATCTACGAGAAAATCCTCTACGACGGCGCGGAGCATGTCTCGATTGCGACCCTGGACGAGGAGGTTTTCTCCCGTACGATCGTGATCAACGGGGCCAGCAAGTGCTACTCGATGACCGGCTGGCGGATCGGCTACGCTGCCGGCCCGCTGGATGTGATCAAAGGGATGGGCAAGCTGCAGAGCCAGGAGACCTCGAACCCCACCAGCATCTCGCAGGTGGCTGCGTTAGAGGCCCTGCAGGGCCCGCAGGACAGTGTGGCGATGATGGTGCGGGCATTCGACGAGCGGCGCAAGTATCTGGTCGGCCGGTTGAACTCGATCGACGGCGTGAGCTGTATCATGCCCAGGGGCGCGTTCTATGCGTTTCCGGATTTCAGCGCCTACCACGGCCGCAGCGCCGATGGGAAAAAGATCGGGGGCAGTGTGGGCCTCAGCGATTACCTGCTGGAGAAAAGCCACGTGGCCGTGGTCCCCGGCGGCGGGTTCGGCTTGGATGCCAACCAGCGCCTGAGCTACGCCACCTCGATGGAGATGCTGGAGAAAGCTCTGGACCGGATCGAAGAGGGCCTGGCCGCGCTGAGCTGA
- a CDS encoding GWxTD domain-containing protein → MMGRNICSVLTAFIIAAAPVILTAQETAPAGSDLQQKVERAREMIKGSNYSAAIALMDDYLASNPNAGEALFYKALAATGQVENLKEAEREVSKLFLESARNGFHLPFGGWDNFPVNIKYYVEANWEHADDYIDQEDPENYQVAINLLENIVAVDHKQHNASEHLGKLYVRTGQNRGALDLFQRMLERNPDQSEGIYTMGLSFFDIYNKDIAQAILSDLSSQGPEEMSALMKLLMARAFFVIEDNRIASVYYFQCLNDLNEIAAREMYRDILDILMPKEKDEWSRARTIDQKKLFFRKFWKSHDPSPTTEYNERLVEHYHRLNYAKQYYTMKQTKGYDDRGIVYIKHGKPDEYADLVGNFGIRDNESWVYYRRPDNFVFHFVRISSSYLLANSLLEAVIGSGFTPSFTTRDDPDNPGGDPLVLQADDFSQNLRDLLWSRIEIDPLYIRLYNERVDFDDPSYLGQELTTTWRMMEADLVEAALTTGMESETYIPDMGSEPMDYYYYTADFMAMNANSNVSIFYGLPVSSLEFKRDIIGVRVNYESTFAVFDQNWNEVDRVYNRRSYQLSQEPDMKTKGLLLVDKQTLNLPPGEYHYSVSVKDLGNDNMGIYKGDIDVTHYQPDQFSISQIVLASNITPFDGEKRGKFTRGAYNVMPLPSRTFRREQAVFVYYEIYFLTESDEGKKDYHVDFTIEAESLDRNLAAKIFSPFGNLFKSDEEKGKITMTFQKEADPERIVQQEYISIDISDSPAGEYNLSIVVIDVATGHQITRTSKFFIVK, encoded by the coding sequence ATGATGGGTCGCAATATCTGTTCGGTCTTGACTGCCTTCATAATAGCTGCCGCACCGGTAATCTTGACCGCTCAGGAAACTGCCCCCGCCGGTTCCGATCTCCAGCAGAAAGTGGAACGGGCGCGGGAAATGATCAAGGGCAGTAATTACAGTGCCGCGATTGCATTGATGGACGATTACCTCGCCTCGAATCCCAATGCGGGTGAAGCGCTGTTCTACAAAGCTCTGGCGGCGACCGGCCAGGTGGAAAACCTCAAAGAGGCGGAGCGGGAAGTCAGCAAGCTGTTCCTGGAATCGGCCCGCAACGGTTTCCATCTGCCTTTCGGTGGCTGGGATAACTTTCCGGTAAATATCAAATACTACGTTGAAGCCAACTGGGAGCACGCCGACGACTATATCGACCAGGAAGACCCCGAGAATTACCAGGTGGCGATCAATCTGCTGGAAAATATCGTGGCCGTGGACCACAAACAGCACAACGCCAGCGAACACCTGGGCAAGCTGTATGTAAGAACCGGGCAGAACCGCGGGGCGCTGGACCTGTTCCAGCGCATGCTCGAACGCAACCCGGACCAGAGCGAGGGGATCTATACGATGGGCCTGAGCTTCTTCGATATCTATAACAAGGATATCGCCCAGGCCATTCTCTCCGACCTCTCCAGCCAGGGTCCCGAAGAGATGTCGGCCCTGATGAAGCTGCTGATGGCCCGCGCCTTCTTCGTGATCGAAGACAACCGGATCGCCAGCGTGTACTACTTCCAGTGTCTTAACGATCTCAATGAGATCGCCGCCCGCGAGATGTACCGCGATATCCTCGATATCCTGATGCCCAAGGAAAAGGACGAGTGGAGCCGGGCCAGGACAATCGACCAGAAAAAACTGTTCTTCCGCAAGTTCTGGAAAAGCCACGACCCGTCGCCCACAACCGAATACAATGAGCGGCTGGTGGAGCACTACCACAGGCTGAACTACGCCAAGCAGTACTACACGATGAAGCAGACCAAGGGTTATGACGACCGGGGTATCGTCTACATCAAGCACGGTAAGCCCGATGAGTACGCCGACCTGGTGGGCAACTTCGGTATCCGCGATAACGAATCTTGGGTTTATTACCGCCGGCCCGACAACTTCGTCTTCCATTTCGTCAGGATCTCAAGCTCCTATTTACTCGCCAACAGCCTGCTCGAGGCAGTGATCGGCTCCGGGTTCACCCCGTCGTTCACCACCCGTGACGATCCCGATAACCCGGGTGGTGACCCCCTGGTCCTGCAAGCGGACGATTTCAGCCAGAACCTGCGAGACCTGCTCTGGAGCAGGATAGAAATTGATCCGCTTTACATTCGCCTCTACAACGAACGAGTTGATTTCGACGACCCCAGTTACCTCGGGCAGGAGCTGACAACCACCTGGCGCATGATGGAGGCCGATCTGGTGGAAGCCGCCCTGACCACGGGCATGGAGAGCGAGACCTATATCCCCGACATGGGTTCCGAGCCGATGGACTACTATTACTACACAGCTGATTTCATGGCCATGAACGCCAACAGCAACGTGAGTATCTTTTACGGCCTGCCCGTGTCGAGTCTGGAATTCAAGCGCGACATTATCGGTGTGCGCGTGAACTACGAGAGCACCTTCGCGGTCTTCGACCAGAACTGGAACGAGGTGGACCGCGTGTACAACCGCCGCAGCTATCAGCTGAGCCAGGAACCGGATATGAAAACCAAGGGGCTGCTGCTGGTCGATAAGCAGACGCTGAACCTGCCTCCGGGAGAGTACCATTACTCGGTCAGTGTCAAGGACCTGGGTAACGATAACATGGGTATTTACAAGGGCGATATCGACGTCACCCACTACCAGCCCGACCAGTTCAGCATCAGCCAGATCGTGCTGGCCAGCAACATTACTCCGTTCGATGGAGAGAAACGCGGCAAGTTCACCCGCGGGGCGTACAATGTTATGCCGCTGCCCTCGCGGACCTTCAGGCGGGAACAGGCCGTGTTCGTTTACTACGAGATTTATTTCCTGACCGAGAGCGATGAGGGTAAGAAAGACTACCACGTCGATTTCACTATCGAGGCCGAAAGCCTGGACCGGAACCTGGCCGCCAAGATATTCTCGCCCTTTGGCAATCTGTTCAAGAGCGATGAGGAGAAGGGCAAGATTACGATGACGTTCCAGAAGGAAGCCGATCCCGAGCGGATTGTCCAGCAGGAATACATCTCGATTGATATCAGCGATTCGCCGGCCGGCGAGTACAACCTCAGTATCGTCGTCATCGATGTCGCCACGGGGCATCAGATTACCCGCACGTCCAAGTTCTTTATCGTCAAATAG
- a CDS encoding isoleucine--tRNA ligase produces the protein MFKEYSKEFKLPDLEQEIISFWEDNNVFQDSVGRNEGRERFVFYEGPPTANGRPGIHHVISRTIKDLVCRYYTMRGYHVPRKAGWDTHGLPVEIEVERQLQISGKQQIEEYGVEKFNTLCRQSVFKYLKDWQELTRRMGYWLDYENQYSTFDRDYIETVWWLLKQMWDKKLLYKGAKILPYCPRCGTGLSSHEVALGYREVEDPSVFVRMKLAEEPDTSFLVWTTTPWTLISNVALAVGADHTYARVKHGDETLIMAEALVSKVLGEDAEVLETFPGRQLEHKRYRRLFDFVPAPEGKDAFYVTLADFVSLEDGTGIVHIAPAFGADDYELSRRYGLPLLQPVDEAGCFTPEVKPWAGKSVKSADPEITENLHQRGLLFHRESYFHNYPFCWRCSTPLLYYARDSWFISTSRFREQLLKNNSSVNWYPAEVGQGRFAEWLENNVDWALSRDRYWGTPLPIWICDDCGHQHAVGSVSELLEMGRGVADDIDLHKPYVDEIVLDCPKCDGAMHRVPQVIDCWFDSGSMPFAQLHYPFENENEFGDNFPCHFICEGLDQTRGWFYSLLAISTLITGKAPYRNVLVNDLILDKTGQKMSKSAGNTVDPWDVFNTHGADPLRWYLLTVSQPWLPKRFDTDGVGEVVRKFFDTLLNVYSFFAIYANIDKFAPGDEGLGEVELTDELDLWVISRLNSTVDAVRKAMDGYDLTRAARTVQRFLIDDVSNWYVRRNRRRFWQSGDSSDKRAAFTTLWEVLVKVSQLMAPFAPFFSESLYRKLVADQFPGRPQSVHLSDYPEVQPGRIDSVLEARMEAAQQLVILGRAARNRSKIKVRQPLARMLVQTPGSLSDADLEKIGRIVREEINVKAIVPVENAYDYVTLSVKPNFKVAGPRFGPRVKDLATALDALSQQRIRSLHSQGRIEIEMGSGKVEIGSGEVELRTSDREGFVVEADGGYGVVLASALDEPLRREGIARELVNKIQNMRKSAGFEVLDRIEVGIESTDKVHGSIDSFGDYIRSETLCDVLGQGEIDGDSVRQKWNINDEPAVITIRKSS, from the coding sequence ATGTTCAAAGAATATTCAAAAGAATTCAAGCTGCCGGACCTGGAACAGGAAATCATCTCGTTCTGGGAAGACAACAATGTCTTTCAAGACAGTGTCGGCCGCAACGAGGGCCGTGAAAGATTCGTGTTTTACGAAGGCCCGCCCACCGCCAACGGCCGGCCGGGCATCCATCACGTGATCAGCCGTACGATCAAGGACCTGGTTTGCCGGTATTACACTATGCGCGGTTACCATGTACCCCGCAAAGCAGGCTGGGACACTCATGGCCTGCCGGTGGAAATCGAAGTCGAGAGGCAGCTCCAGATCAGCGGCAAGCAGCAGATTGAGGAATATGGCGTCGAGAAGTTCAACACACTCTGCCGGCAAAGCGTCTTCAAGTACCTGAAGGACTGGCAGGAACTGACCCGCCGGATGGGCTACTGGCTGGACTACGAAAACCAGTATAGCACTTTCGACCGGGACTATATCGAAACGGTCTGGTGGCTCCTCAAGCAGATGTGGGACAAGAAACTCCTGTACAAGGGCGCGAAAATCCTGCCCTACTGCCCCCGTTGCGGCACCGGGCTTTCGAGCCACGAAGTTGCGCTGGGATACAGGGAAGTGGAAGACCCCAGCGTGTTCGTGCGGATGAAGCTCGCCGAGGAGCCGGACACCAGCTTCCTCGTCTGGACCACCACTCCCTGGACATTGATCTCCAACGTGGCCCTCGCCGTGGGCGCCGACCACACGTATGCCAGGGTGAAACATGGCGATGAGACCTTGATCATGGCCGAAGCGCTCGTCTCGAAGGTGCTGGGCGAGGACGCCGAGGTGCTGGAAACGTTCCCCGGCCGCCAACTGGAACACAAGCGTTACCGGCGCCTGTTCGATTTCGTGCCCGCCCCCGAGGGCAAGGATGCGTTCTATGTCACCCTGGCCGACTTTGTCAGCCTCGAGGACGGTACCGGGATCGTGCATATCGCCCCGGCCTTCGGGGCCGACGATTACGAGCTGTCTCGCCGCTACGGCCTTCCGCTGCTGCAGCCGGTCGATGAAGCGGGCTGTTTCACCCCGGAAGTCAAGCCCTGGGCCGGCAAGTCCGTCAAGAGCGCGGATCCCGAAATAACGGAAAACCTCCATCAGCGCGGACTGCTGTTCCACAGGGAAAGCTACTTCCACAACTATCCGTTCTGCTGGCGCTGCAGCACGCCCCTGCTCTACTACGCGCGCGACAGCTGGTTTATCAGCACCAGCCGGTTCCGGGAACAACTGCTGAAAAACAACTCATCGGTTAACTGGTACCCCGCCGAGGTGGGCCAGGGACGGTTCGCCGAATGGCTGGAAAACAATGTCGACTGGGCGCTCAGCCGCGACCGCTACTGGGGAACACCCCTGCCTATCTGGATCTGCGATGACTGCGGCCATCAGCACGCGGTCGGCAGTGTGAGCGAACTGCTGGAGATGGGCCGCGGTGTGGCCGACGATATCGACCTGCACAAACCCTACGTGGACGAGATTGTCCTTGACTGCCCCAAATGCGATGGAGCCATGCACCGGGTGCCGCAGGTAATCGACTGCTGGTTCGACTCGGGATCGATGCCGTTCGCGCAGTTGCATTACCCGTTCGAAAACGAAAACGAGTTCGGCGACAACTTCCCCTGCCATTTCATTTGCGAAGGTCTGGACCAGACCCGCGGCTGGTTCTACAGCCTGCTGGCGATCAGCACCCTGATCACCGGCAAGGCCCCCTACCGCAACGTGCTGGTCAATGACCTGATTCTGGATAAAACCGGTCAGAAGATGAGCAAGTCGGCGGGCAACACTGTCGATCCGTGGGATGTGTTCAATACCCACGGCGCCGACCCGCTGCGCTGGTATCTGCTGACTGTCAGCCAGCCCTGGCTGCCCAAGCGTTTCGATACCGACGGCGTTGGCGAGGTGGTCCGCAAATTTTTCGACACCCTGCTGAACGTCTACTCCTTCTTCGCCATCTACGCCAATATCGACAAGTTCGCACCCGGAGATGAAGGTCTGGGCGAGGTTGAATTGACCGACGAACTGGACCTGTGGGTTATCAGCCGGCTCAACTCGACTGTCGACGCCGTGCGCAAAGCGATGGACGGCTACGACCTGACCCGCGCCGCCCGCACTGTCCAGCGGTTCTTAATCGATGATGTCAGCAACTGGTATGTCCGCCGCAACCGCCGGCGGTTCTGGCAGAGCGGAGATTCCAGCGATAAACGCGCCGCGTTTACCACGCTGTGGGAAGTACTGGTGAAGGTTAGCCAGCTGATGGCTCCGTTCGCGCCTTTCTTCAGCGAATCGCTCTACCGCAAACTCGTGGCCGACCAGTTTCCCGGCCGGCCTCAGAGCGTTCACCTCAGCGATTACCCCGAGGTCCAGCCAGGCAGGATCGACAGCGTTCTCGAAGCACGCATGGAGGCCGCCCAGCAACTGGTGATTCTGGGACGGGCGGCGCGCAACCGCAGCAAAATCAAGGTGCGCCAGCCGCTGGCCAGGATGCTTGTCCAGACACCCGGCAGTCTGTCGGACGCCGACCTGGAAAAGATCGGCCGGATTGTCCGTGAGGAAATCAATGTCAAGGCAATCGTGCCGGTGGAAAACGCCTACGACTACGTAACGCTCTCGGTAAAACCGAATTTCAAGGTGGCCGGCCCCAGGTTCGGCCCCCGGGTCAAGGACCTGGCCACGGCGCTGGACGCCCTCTCTCAGCAGCGGATCCGGAGCCTGCACAGCCAGGGCCGGATCGAGATCGAGATGGGTTCCGGCAAAGTTGAAATCGGCTCCGGTGAAGTCGAGCTGCGTACTTCCGACCGGGAGGGGTTCGTCGTCGAGGCCGACGGCGGCTATGGAGTGGTGCTGGCCTCCGCTCTCGATGAGCCGCTGAGGCGCGAGGGAATTGCCCGCGAGCTGGTGAACAAGATCCAGAACATGCGTAAGTCGGCCGGCTTCGAGGTCCTGGACCGGATCGAAGTCGGTATCGAATCCACGGACAAGGTTCACGGCTCGATCGACTCGTTCGGCGACTATATCCGCTCGGAAACCCTGTGCGATGTGCTGGGTCAGGGCGAAATCGACGGCGACTCCGTGCGGCAGAAATGGAACATCAACGATGAACCGGCCGTAATTACGATCAGGAAATCCAGCTAG
- the lspA gene encoding signal peptidase II produces MDSENSGAQARIGLKTRLSWLLALVPPVFLLDLVTKRAVLHYMEPYGPTVGLIDNIARLRFIYNEGIVFGLNPSFFSGTVLAVFSVAVALLMTGYLLFARLDDIPTLAALCLVIGGACGNLVDRIAWGRVVDFIEIGIGDLTWPVFNVADISVTVGAVLLAWRLIFAAPAESGRSDGEKDS; encoded by the coding sequence ATGGATTCTGAAAACTCCGGCGCGCAAGCCCGGATCGGGCTGAAAACCAGGCTCTCGTGGCTGCTGGCCCTGGTCCCGCCGGTTTTTCTGCTGGACCTGGTCACCAAGCGGGCGGTGCTGCATTACATGGAGCCCTACGGGCCCACAGTCGGGCTGATCGACAATATCGCCCGGCTGCGCTTTATCTACAACGAGGGAATCGTGTTCGGCCTCAACCCCTCGTTTTTTTCCGGTACGGTCCTGGCCGTGTTTTCCGTGGCCGTGGCCCTGCTGATGACCGGCTACCTGCTGTTCGCCCGCCTGGACGACATCCCCACGCTGGCGGCCCTCTGCCTGGTAATCGGCGGTGCGTGCGGCAACCTTGTCGACCGGATCGCCTGGGGCCGGGTTGTCGATTTTATCGAGATCGGGATCGGTGATCTGACCTGGCCGGTGTTCAACGTGGCCGATATCTCGGTGACCGTCGGCGCGGTGTTGCTGGCCTGGCGGCTGATTTTTGCCGCTCCGGCCGAAAGCGGCCGGAGCGACGGCGAAAAAGATTCCTGA